In the genome of Terriglobales bacterium, one region contains:
- a CDS encoding LysM peptidoglycan-binding domain-containing protein, which yields MSLRQAWLLLPLSATLLLTSCEQGGRAKTAPPPQASAPTLTAASASAPKLKAEEPPKPKVDPVEQVLAAVEKEYNAGKENYAAGHLEAAKQNFDRAVNLLLQSPVPVRSDERLEREFEKVVEGVHELEMVALKQGDGFTEQKAEPAPIDEANEVTFPVDPNVKAKAEEELRNTRSDLPLVMNDEVAGYVNFYGNTTKGRNTLERAWVRAGRYRDMILRVLREEGVPQDLIYLAQAESGFHPLALSRAGARGMWQFMASRASGYGLERNWWVDERQDPEKATRAAARHLKDLYEQFGDWYLAMAAYNSGPGNVQQAVKRTGYADFWELYRRNVLPKETKNYVPIIVAMTIIAKNPSQYGLQEILPDPPLEADVVRIDYPVDLRLVAEAVDASVDALQDLNPSLLRMTTPKEGGFDLRLPAGSKDKYEEAIAAIPVDKRVYWRFHTVQSGDTLAGIAKKYRTSVKAVAEANGMGDDEEIGTQAKLIIPVTAANSRYADGAPLAFSKKPFRYRVRRGDTVLSVADDFGVPAERLRKWNRLRGNDLRKGRVLLIYKPVDPELASSSPRPVSKGKSKKATTKEAAGGSRMHTVKAGETLWSIASAYGTTVEALRRDNPNLSAKLRPGDTLVIRAGE from the coding sequence ATGAGCCTTCGCCAAGCCTGGCTGTTGTTGCCGTTGAGCGCGACCCTGCTGCTGACCTCCTGCGAGCAGGGCGGGCGCGCGAAGACGGCCCCGCCGCCGCAGGCCAGCGCCCCCACGCTCACCGCGGCTTCCGCCTCGGCGCCCAAGCTGAAGGCCGAAGAGCCGCCGAAGCCCAAGGTCGATCCCGTGGAGCAGGTGCTGGCGGCGGTCGAGAAGGAATACAACGCGGGCAAGGAGAACTACGCGGCCGGGCACCTGGAAGCGGCCAAGCAGAACTTCGACCGCGCGGTGAACCTGCTGCTGCAGTCGCCGGTGCCGGTGCGCTCCGACGAGCGACTGGAGCGCGAGTTCGAGAAGGTGGTGGAGGGCGTCCATGAGCTCGAGATGGTCGCGCTCAAGCAGGGCGACGGCTTCACCGAGCAGAAGGCTGAGCCCGCGCCGATCGACGAGGCGAACGAGGTCACGTTCCCGGTCGATCCCAACGTGAAGGCGAAGGCGGAGGAGGAGTTGCGCAACACGCGCTCCGACCTGCCGCTGGTGATGAACGACGAAGTCGCCGGCTACGTGAACTTCTACGGCAACACGACGAAGGGGCGGAACACGCTGGAGCGGGCGTGGGTGCGCGCCGGGCGGTATCGCGACATGATCCTGCGCGTGCTGCGCGAGGAAGGCGTGCCGCAGGACCTGATCTACCTCGCGCAGGCGGAGAGCGGCTTCCATCCGCTGGCGCTTTCGCGCGCGGGCGCGCGCGGGATGTGGCAGTTCATGGCGTCGCGCGCCTCGGGCTACGGCCTGGAGCGCAACTGGTGGGTGGATGAGAGGCAGGATCCGGAGAAGGCCACGCGCGCCGCGGCGCGGCACCTGAAGGATCTCTACGAGCAGTTCGGCGACTGGTACCTGGCGATGGCGGCCTACAACTCCGGGCCGGGTAACGTGCAGCAGGCGGTGAAGCGCACCGGCTACGCGGATTTCTGGGAGCTCTACCGGCGGAACGTCCTGCCGAAAGAGACCAAGAACTACGTGCCCATCATCGTGGCGATGACCATCATCGCGAAGAACCCGTCGCAGTACGGGTTGCAGGAGATCCTCCCGGATCCGCCGCTCGAGGCGGACGTGGTGCGCATCGATTATCCCGTGGACCTGCGGCTGGTGGCGGAGGCGGTGGACGCCTCGGTCGACGCGCTGCAGGACCTGAACCCCAGCCTGCTGCGCATGACCACGCCCAAGGAAGGCGGATTCGACCTGCGCCTGCCCGCCGGCAGCAAGGACAAGTACGAAGAGGCGATCGCGGCCATCCCGGTGGACAAGCGCGTGTATTGGCGCTTCCACACGGTGCAGAGCGGCGACACGCTGGCCGGCATCGCAAAGAAGTACCGCACCAGCGTCAAGGCGGTGGCCGAAGCCAACGGCATGGGCGACGACGAGGAGATCGGGACGCAGGCGAAGCTGATCATCCCGGTGACCGCAGCCAACAGCCGCTACGCCGACGGCGCGCCGCTGGCCTTCTCGAAAAAGCCGTTCCGCTACCGCGTGCGCCGGGGCGACACCGTGCTCTCGGTGGCCGACGATTTCGGCGTCCCCGCCGAGCGGCTGCGGAAGTGGAACAGGCTGCGCGGCAACGACCTGCGCAAGGGCCGCGTCCTGCTGATCTACAAGCCGGTCGATCCGGAGCTCGCGTCCAGCAGCCCGCGTCCGGTGTCGAAAGGCAAGTCGAAGAAGGCGACCACCAAGGAAGCGGCGGGTGGCAGCCGCATGCATACCGTGAAGGCGGGCGAGACGCTGTGGTCGATCGCGAGCGCCTACGGGACCACGGTCGAAGCGCTGCGCCGCGATAACCCCAATCTTTCCGCCAAGTTACGCCCGGGTGACACGCTCGTCATCCGCGCCGGCGAGTAG
- a CDS encoding S24 family peptidase, with protein MKFRHLQENLRKVLWKRIEAREVTGLRIAEQTGFKQAHISNFLNRKRQMSIDGLDSVLTTQHISVLDLLDPKEINKRASILPPSEDEFENVLLVEGRIAAGEPLVTNEDVKEILKFKKTFLERLRPDGATARSDWRRFVLVKVDEREGMSMFPRLLPGATVLIDRHYTSLEPYRKNDKNMYAVRKDGGCTIKYVDRDGPNLVLRPHNHEYPTSVIDIEEGKSVAEYIVGRVCHVAIET; from the coding sequence ATGAAGTTTCGCCATCTGCAGGAGAACCTGCGCAAAGTCCTTTGGAAGCGCATCGAGGCCCGCGAGGTCACCGGCCTGCGCATCGCCGAGCAGACCGGCTTCAAGCAGGCGCACATCTCCAACTTCCTGAATCGCAAGCGCCAGATGTCCATCGACGGCCTCGACAGCGTGCTCACCACGCAGCACATCTCAGTGCTCGACCTGCTCGATCCCAAGGAGATCAACAAGCGCGCCAGCATCCTGCCGCCGTCGGAGGACGAGTTCGAGAACGTCCTGCTGGTCGAGGGCCGCATCGCCGCCGGCGAGCCGCTGGTCACCAACGAGGACGTGAAGGAGATCCTGAAGTTCAAGAAGACGTTCCTCGAGCGCCTGCGCCCCGACGGCGCGACCGCGCGCAGCGACTGGCGCCGCTTCGTCCTGGTGAAGGTGGATGAGCGGGAGGGCATGAGCATGTTCCCCCGCCTGCTGCCCGGCGCCACCGTGCTGATCGACCGCCACTACACCTCGCTCGAGCCCTACCGCAAGAACGACAAGAACATGTACGCGGTGCGCAAGGACGGCGGCTGCACCATCAAGTACGTGGACCGCGACGGCCCCAACCTGGTGCTGCGGCCGCACAATCACGAGTACCCGACCAGCGTCATCGACATCGAGGAAGGCAAGTCAGTCGCCGAATACATCGTCGGCCGCGTCTGCCACGTCGCCATCGAGACCTAG
- a CDS encoding sigma factor-like helix-turn-helix DNA-binding protein yields MYRAHTQGILRRYFRMSLELGRLPSLVGREMFRARVTSYRAASFEDLVIFVTDVERCLEQLSAGAQAAIARVIFQEYTITETAQALGWNERTVRRNLASGLDALARIFLERALLRPFPLHEEACQEPETRAMTATA; encoded by the coding sequence ATGTACCGCGCGCACACGCAGGGCATCCTGCGGCGGTATTTCCGGATGTCGCTCGAGCTCGGCCGGCTGCCGTCGCTGGTGGGGCGCGAGATGTTCCGCGCGCGCGTCACGTCGTATCGCGCCGCCAGCTTCGAGGACCTGGTGATCTTCGTGACCGACGTGGAGCGCTGCCTGGAGCAGCTCTCCGCGGGCGCGCAGGCGGCGATCGCGCGCGTCATCTTCCAGGAATACACCATCACCGAGACCGCGCAGGCGCTGGGGTGGAACGAGCGCACGGTGCGCCGCAACCTGGCCAGCGGGCTGGACGCGCTCGCGCGCATCTTCCTGGAGCGTGCGCTGCTGCGGCCGTTCCCGCTGCACGAGGAAGCGTGTCAAGAGCCGGAAACG